A region of Paramormyrops kingsleyae isolate MSU_618 chromosome 17, PKINGS_0.4, whole genome shotgun sequence DNA encodes the following proteins:
- the brca2 gene encoding breast cancer type 2 susceptibility protein isoform X3 produces MLEVLNQHAREELGTLCPDWFEVLTVKASTKVEDGDSGQKPRNSRFPSEQEAPLEKPAACSQMFSTPKIFRGQERMSPKPITQDEALHCSEKGADRRPENLYCMDTSPCLFGSTNTRSAVRNQHRGQPSKGFLEDLLDTPGSSMPTSVKRISESLGAQIDPDVSWTSSLNTPPAMSPTVILTKPDNSACSVTCTGDKREFFVRKLFPSLSEASGIPNSLDKNKQLLLSDVACLDKKDRFGAFSPDVTVKPKLPDAIQDREVRRTVARVLDGNEDVISFFFSNSSSSSLRKVKPGEGVKRKEGNSIRNGLATSVLNVASRDTRPEIRMQPIKKPGDESQLMVDCSVPWTPMTLPDSILQPLPKEDTTVHTDISVKQLVGRILPKVPPACSESDAMESASPVQCDSVVPQWKNIVKSQGNNREQCPSPSKTETRGAERGGMGHLTTDELLLSVQLPNVNMSCNPAGDFTGDAAIEKPSQHNVEGQKEVSVSQAPESLAEDSLKSCSPAMPVQKPSRKFVYSLLTPSPSSHTVQSSGTYQQSDCTLPTLSESSAVQRQSHCVVSCSDGEECADVTDMLDLKNRVFEKHDRTAAENAVLKVSCQENDDQARAAFTEELKKDVPSGKDCISETPFQTAAQNGCMDTPCFATRGQMDRYLPETSNETEPNETIELTAGQQNASAKSGLSQFCTIPNEPVWATKQIIVDYNNYSDCISNAVNELSSQRQDSRYHTTLSDVSHVPRLLDDISPGKGRLEVGFRTASEKIIVLPFEAIQRAKVLLNEAADGDLTGKAIGQKNLSVNSMAHNTMQAKESDIKSNCQSLQDLTKYPENVMVEVGPLYRSDAERAINVHSNSSRQSSTTKITGFKTASNSAIHVSSTNLKKARELLDETDYGKHAEKYSTPTGAKNGQGMTEEEDCKPKPSAAPVAAVLSPAHPSAKGCLEAHCFLTASQKADVTALCSLLEEADSQFEFTQFKQINTDSSSTGVAPPGSQSDEEVDPDFLTGIDFNDSFTTLGQVTRRQSAITEVTVLDEPTENSDLKHNGQKFNVTGEAEAISSGALNNMIDKGTVKSLHPKDMDRLFVPGVIANSRNCGGFYSAQGVKITVSMERLKEASGVFDGLDVLCTSALNSGEDLGLSAEKPSALQTDSIVKRAKQDTLQKVSYCPNEQHESCKEKMKEFSKKDFTSSVVETGKYIESDFNEMRKTGNITGITPHFVGFKTAGGNAVSVSERALSKAAAIFADLEEVKASTDEVGHQLPIENQKRKNTPIKIHDSQAKCGDFILNVTDKLQVGLNELEEKMSSNSKDAINIDYGVGYVSKKINVEINNIADKLADVDACQTSIKARSNCENIAKSNLLDNDELKYVEDIHFPKVHQNVDTKFKCPFLKTPEYENSVAGCRLVLSCDLQGKGGGFTTASGKMVSISDTALQQAKAIFKDCIDSPGCETTGDVQCETSPRKINTVKRRKECPSADEVPVSPQSPQEKAHLKDKNSSMVNEAGTEMQRISVISHLTPGTSNCGFSTASGKRVCVSETALLKAKTFLESDEEFLKNPKEHVTTEHKGVSSLNIPLKSGCGFSTASGKRVSISTKSLQEAKVLFSDMESASLWESGAEAKEESKRKEFSICPSDSGKSNCGFSTASGKKVSVSEKSLMKAKTLLDQNDEKMGQEKCGETDSFIANLSAMHTTDSNIQASLSAKTINCRIFRSSTCQENSLCSEIQAKKNVNVGASYSDPRTQQSSLTNCDGSLEVIVSAKKNEVTVNEKSSGCAQYSDDVPRGDRTITSVSPVSYDCSAAVLEKRDEIEQNRDIPLQVLGAEQTGTPKIHQNCLPSSGTTVGDFSPLNLQSLGLGYCTETQQQYFEQEAMACTKALLQDEDEAANRRISQKVSKESSCGPRTASKFNDTHHSEEQKLRNGKRLRAMDSALKGQPPLKRQLLEEFDRTSVGGTCSFLVPLKSSPDGTLKDRRTFRYSMPLQPNVTRPFGDKTLLEQRARKDSSLLNSRCGNPQDAAFVPPFRKPPEPKDAVSHGPSRHSGVFIPPFKNRNLRMNSSLQESVTQVQNGRKSPGSVAEPSKYIPPAKRRSEPIPSTKTSSEGVCGHKANPNNDIVEKCEEKGLEQGIPSARPASPYGNTVQVSVDAGLQGLESLRHTRDLQDMRIMKKKRQTIRPQPGSLLLAKTSGKTRLSLRSAFGGGCPVRHSQEELYKYGVHQGVFQISSENAESFRFRYADYFSQETLIAEGGVQLADGGWLIPDNEGTVGKEEFYRALCDTPGVDPKLISESWVYNHYRWVVWKLASMERSFARVMGSLGLTPQRVLLQLKYRYDLEIDQSRRSALRKIMERDDTPAKTMVLCICGIVSTGSDRTKRKTTQGADAKVDSTTGLICVTDGWYCIKALLDTPLTVMVQKGRLTVGVKVVTHGAELVGSQDACTPLEAPSNLMLKISANSTRVARWDTKLGYHHDPRPLKLRLSSLYSNGGPVGCVEIIVLRSYPTQWMEKKADGAYVFRSGRAEEREVQRHSASKQKTMETLFAKIQAQFEKDQAARNRCKSKGKRLSRQEIEALQDGEDLHEVVDNDPTGVEALLSEKQLEILSSYRQSLEQKKRDELQERFHQALEETQKGQGSLSDREVTPVWRLRVSDCWETPDGSGCLLNIWRPSSELQTLLKEGSRYKVYQLATSEGRKLSGSTNLQLTATKRTRFQHVQASPERLTELFQPRASVSFGALMTPGFRPLYGEVDVVGYVISVADRHGVSPVIYLADEQLRLVAVRVSCSLLQLALGEVVQSQALLALSNLQPRCQAPVPVPVLYAGDLALVSAKPKEPHQQEASERLRNAVQGSEHFFKLAEEKLFSLIHSNGSYLPPPNGPILAPKTPTWNARQQGMNSETGPTPQKSAQTVGPVTPVNRKAPPEGSSSVDRDPKSIKRKRGLDYLSHIPSPPPLQLLKTSMSPAVKKTFHPPRRSETPAPVSRQQQTPPIAKPVEGEWVSDEELAMINTQALLDGSGLQNQE; encoded by the exons CCAG GAGTGCTGTCAGAAACCAACATAGAGGTCAACCATCAAAAGGTTTTCTTG aagaCCTCTTGGACACACCAGGGAGCTCAATG CCCACATCAGTGAAACGCATTTCTGAAAGCTTGGGAGCACAGATTGATCCTGATGTATCCTGGACCAGTTCTCTCAACACACCACCAGCTATGTCTCCCACGGTCATTCTCA CTAAACCCGACAATAGTGCATGCTCCGTAACCTGCACTGGAGACAAGCGAGAGTTT TTTGTACGGAAGCTCTTCCCCTCTCTTTCTGAAGCTTCTGGAATCCCAAACTCACtggacaaaaacaaacaattgcTGCTGTCTG ATGTTGCCTGTTTGGATAAGAAGGACCGCTTTGGAGCATTCTCACCAGACGTGACAGTGAAGCCGAAATTGCCAGACGCCATTCAGGACAGGGAGGTCCGCAGGACAGTAGCCCGTGTCCTGGATGGAAATGAGGACGTTATCTCGTTTTTTTTCAGTAACAGTAGCAGCAGTTCATTGAGGAAAGTGAAACCTGGGGAGGGAGTGAAGAGGAAAGAGGGTAATTCAATACGGAATGGATTAGCAACTAGTGTCTTGAATGTGGCCTCCAGAGACACCAGGCCGGAGATTCGCATGCAGCCTATCAAAAAACCGGGAGATGAATCCCAGCTGATGGTGGATTGTTCTGTCCCATGGACTCCAATGACTTTGCCTGATTCAATATTACAGCCTTTGCCAAAAGAGGACACTACTGTTCACACAGACATATCAGTCAAACAGCTGGTTGGTCGGATTTTACCTAAAGTTCCTCCAGCATGTAGTGAGAGTGATGCAATGGAGAGTGCTTCTCCAGTACAGTGTGATTCTGTTGTTCCTCAATGGAAAAATATTGTAAAAAGTCAAGGAAATAACAGAGAACAGTGTCCCAGTCCTTCTAAAACAGAGACTAGGGGAGCAGAGAGGGGGGGAATGGGACATTTGACCACAGATGAGCTCCTACTCAGTGTTCAGCTGCCTAATGTTAACATGAGCTGTAACCCAGCTGGAGATTTCACAGGAGACGCGGCCATAGAGAAACCATCTCAACACAATGTAGAGGGACAGAAAGAAGTGTCAGTCTCACAGGCACCCGAGTCTCTGGCTGAGGACTCATTGAAAAGCTGTTCTCCTGCGATGCCTGTTCAGAAACCTTCCAGGAAGTTTGTCTATTCTCTGCTAACTCCTAGCCCATCCAGTCATACAGTCCAAAGCTCAGGAACCTATCAGCAGTCTGATTGTACATTGCCTACACTTTCAG AAAGTTCAGCAGTTCAGCGGCAATCTCATTGTGTTGTATCATGCAGTGATGGAGAAGAATGTGCTGATGTCACGGACATGTTGGATTTAAAAAATCGTGTGTTTGAAAAACATGACCGTACAGCAGCAGAAAATGCTGTGCTTAAAGTTTCATGCCAGGAGAATGATGACCAGGCACGTGCTGCTTTTACAGAGGAGCTTAAGAAGGATGTCCCCTCTGGCAAAGACTGCATCAGCGAGACCCCTTTCCAAACAGCTGCCCAGAATGGCTGCATGGACACACCTTGCTTTGCCACTCGGGGACAGATGGACAGATATCTACCGGAAACATCAAATGAAACCGAGCCAAACGAAACAATTGAGTTGACAGCTGGCCAGCAGAATGCCTCTGCTAAGAGTGGCCTTAGTCAATTTTGCACTATCCCCAATGAACCAGTATGGGCCACAAAACAGATTATAGTGGACTATAATAACTATAGTGACTGCATATCTAACGCAGTAAATGAACTGAGTAGTCAAAGGCAAGACAGCCGCTACCATACCACTCTGTCTGATGTTTCCCATGTTCCTAGGTTATTAGATGATATCAGCCCTGGAAAAGGAAGACTGGAGGTTGGTTTCAGAACTGCTAGCGAGAAGATCATTGTTTTGCCATTTGAGGCAATACAGAGAGCAAAAGTTTTACTCAACGAAGCAGCAGATGGCGACCTCACAGGAAAAGCCATTGGTCAGAAAAACCTGTCAGTAAATTCAATGGCTCACAACACAATGCAAGCCAAAGAATCTGACATCAAAAGCAACTGCCAGAGCCTGCAGGATCTCACTAAATATCCTGAGAATGTTATGGTGGAAGTGGGGCCGCTGTATAGATCTGATGCTGAGAGAGCCATTAATGTCCACAGTAATTCCAGTAGGCAGTCTTCAACAACCAAAATTACTGGTTTCAAAACTGCCTCTAACAGTGCAATTCATGTGTCCTCTACAAATCTCAAGAAAGCCAGGGAGTTGCTTGATGAGACAGATTATGGGAAACATGCAGAGAAATATTCAACCCCCACTGGTGCAAAAAATGGACAAGGAATGACAGAAGAGGAAGACTGCAAACCTAAACCCTCTGCAGCACCAGTGGCTGCAGTCTTGTCTCCTGCTCATCCCTCTGCAAAGGGTTGCTTGGAAGCTCACTGTTTTCTGACTGCCTCGCAGAAGGCAGATGTTACTGCGCTCTGCAGCCTTCTGGAAGAGGCAGACAGTCAATTTGAATTCACACAGTTTAAGCAAATAAATACGGACTCTAGCAGCACAGGTGTGGCTCCTCCAGGCAGTCAAAGTGATGAAGAAGTAGATCCTGATTTTTTGACAGGAATAGATTTCAATGATAGTTTCACCACCCTTGGACAAGTGACAAGACGGCAATCGGCTATAACTGAAGTAACAGTGCTGGATGAACCCACAGAAAATTCTGACCTAAAGCACAATGGACAAAAATTCAATGTTACAGGTGAAGCTGAGGCAATTTCAAGCGGTGCTTTAAACAACATGATTGACAAAGGCACAGTGAAATCTTTGCACCCTAAGGATATGGATAGATTATTTGTCCCAGGTGTCATAGCCAACTCCAGAAACTGTGGTGGTTTTTACTCAGCTCAGGGTGTGAAAATTACTGTTTCAATGGAACGTCTCAAAGAGGCTTCAGGTGTATTTGATGGTCTAGAtgttctctgtacttctgcctTAAATTCTGGTGAGGATTTGGGTTTATCAGCAGAGAAACCAAGTGCATTGCAAACTGACAGCATTGTGAAACGTGCAAAGCAAGACACTCTACAAAAGGTATCTTATTGCCCTAATGAACAGCATGAGTCATGCAAAGAAAAAATGAAGGAATTTTCAAAAAAGGACTTTACCTCATCTGTGGTGGAGACAGGTAAATATATTGAGAGTGACTTTAATGAAATGAGAAAAACTGGAAATATTACTGGCATCACTCCACATTTCGTGGGCTTCAAAACAGCTGGAGGAAAtgctgtgagtgtgtctgagagAGCTCTTAGCAAAGCAGCAGCAATATTTGCAGACTTAGAAGAAGTAAAGGCAAGTACAGATGAAGTAGGACATCAACTGCCTattgaaaatcaaaaaaggaaaaatactcCGATAAAAATCCACGACTCACAGGCAAAGTGTGGTGACTTCATTCTTAACGTTACTGACAAACTGCAAGTCGGATTAAATGAGCTGGAAGAGAAAATGAGCAGCAATTCGAAAGATGCGATAAACATCGATTATGGTGTAGGGTATgtttccaaaaaaataaatgtggaAATAAACAACATTGCTGATAAATTAGCTGATGTAGATGCCTGCCAGACCAGCATAAAAGCACGATCTAATTGTGAAAACATTGCAAAAAGCAACCTTCTAGATAATGATGAGTTAAAGTATGTTGAAGATATACATTTTCCTAAGGTACATCAGAATGTCGATACTAAATTTAAATGCCCTTTTCTAAAAACTCCAGAATATGAAAATTCGGTAGCAGGTTGTAGGCTGGTTTTGTCTTGTGATCTTCAGGGAAAAGGAGGAGGTTTTACGACAGCTAGTGGTAAAATGGTGTCCATTTCAGATACAGCGCTTCAGCAAGCAAAAGCCATATTCAAAGATTGTATTGATTCTCCGGGTTGTGAAACAACAGGTGATGTCCAATGTGAAACGAGTCCTAGAAAGATTAATACAGTCAAAAGAAGAAAGGAGTGTCCAAGTGCCGATGAGGTGCCTGTGTCACCACAAAGTCCACAAGAAAAAGCTCATCTCAAGGACAAGAACAGCTCAATGGTCAATGAAGCAGGTACTGAAATGCAGAGAATAAGTGTAATATCACACCTTACTCCAGGGACAAGCAACTGTGGGTTTAGCACTGCAAGTGGGAAAAGGGTGTGTGTCTCTGAAACTGCTCTGCTGAAAGCCAAGACCTTTCTTGAATCTGATGAAGAATTTCTTAAGAATCCCAAAGAGCATGTCACAACAGAACATAAGGGAGTTTCAAGTCTAAACATTCCACTTAAAAGTGGCTGTGGTTTCAGTACAGCAAGTGGTAAAAGGGTGTCCATTTCCACAAAATCCCTTCAGGAAgcaaaagttttgttttctgaCATGGAAAGTGCTTCATTGTGGGAATCTGGAGCAGAAGCCAAAGAAGAGAGCAAGAGAAAGGAATTTAGTATTTGTCCTTCTGATTCAGGGAAAAGTAATTGTGGGTTCAGCACTGCTAGTGGAAAGAAGGTGTCCGTGTCTGAAAAAAGCCTCATGAAAGCGAAGACTCTTCTTGATCAGAATGATGAAAAAATGGGGCAagagaaatgtggtgaaacagaCAGTTTTATAGCGAATTTGTCAGCAATGCACACCACGGACAGCAATATACAAGCGTCTCTTTcagcaaaaacaataaattgcAGAATTTTTAGGTCTAGCACCTGTCAAGAAAACAGCCTATGTTCAGAAATTCAggcaaagaaaaatgttaatgttGGAGCCTCCTACAGTGATCCAAGAACACAGCAGTCTAGTTTAACGAACTGTGATGGCAGTTTAGAAGTAATAGTGAGTGCAAAGAAGAATGAAGTAACAGTAAATGAAAAAAGCTCTGGTTGTGCTCAGTATTCAGACGATGTGCCTCGTGGTGACAGAACGATTACTTCAGTCTCTCCTGTATCATATGATTGCTCAGCAGCTGTGCTAGAGAAGCGTGATGAAATTGAACAAAACAGAGACATTCCCCTTCAGGTGCTTGGTGCAGAACAAACAGGGACACCAAAAATACATCAGAATTGCTTGCCCTCTTCAGGAACAACTGTAGGCGATTTCTCCCCACTTAACCTGCAGTCCCTGGGCCTTGGATATTGCACAGAAACTCAGCAGCAGTACTTTGAGCAGGAGGCTATGGCTTGCACAAAGGCCCTTCTTCAGGATGAGGATGAGGCTGCGAATAGGAGAATTTCTCAAAAGGTTTCTAAAGAATCATCTTGTGGACCAAGAACTGCTTCCAAGTTTAATGACACGCATCACTCTGAGGAACAGAAACTGAGAAATGGAAAAAGGCTTCGAGCAATGGACTCTGCTTTGAAAG GTCAACCCCCTCTGAAAAGGCAGCTTTTGGAAGAATTTGACAGAACTTCAGTTGGTGGAACATGCTCTTTCCTGGTTCCCCTAAAAAGCAGCCCAGATG GTACACTAAAAGACCGAAGAACCTTCAGGTACAGCATGCCCCTCCAGCCTAATGTGACCCGACCCTTTGG TGATAAAACTTTGCTGGAACAAAGGGCGAGGAAGGACTCGTCCCTCCTGAACAGCAGATGTGGGAATCCCCAGGACGCTGCTTTTGTGCCTCCTTTTCGGAAGCCACCCGAACCAAAAGATGCTGTGTCTCATGGTCCAAGTAGGCACTCGGGTGTCTTCATACCCCCTTTCAAAAACAGAAACCTCAGGATGAACAGCAGTCTGCAAGAGAGTGTAACTCAGGTCCAGAATGGCAGGAAATCTCCCGGATCTGTTGCAGAACCAAGCAAATATATTCCTCCTGCCAAGCGGAGATCAGAGCCAATACCCTCAACAAAAACCAGTTCAGAAGGTGTTTGTGGCCACAAggctaatcccaacaatgacattGTTGAAAAATGTGAAGAAAAGGGATTGGAACAAGGGATCCCAAGTGCACGTCCCGCCTCACCGTATGGAAACACTGTTCAAGTTTCTG TAGATGCAGGGTTGCAGGGTCTCGAGAGCCTGCGACATACCCGAGACCTTCAGGACATGAGAATCATGAAGAAGAAGCGGCAGACCATTAGACCCCAGCCGGGAAGTCTCCTCCTGGCAAAGACTTCCGGGAAGACGAGGTTGTCCTTAAGAAGTGCATTTGGAGGAGGCTGTCCAGTCAGGCATTCCCAAGAGGAG ctgTATAAGTATGGTGTCCACCAGGGAGTTTTCCAGATCAGCAGCGAAAACGCCGAGTCCTTCCGTTTCCGCTATGCTGACTACTTCAGCCAGGAAACGCTGATTGCAGAGGGGGGTGTTCAGCTGGCCGATGGTGGTTGGCTCATACCTGATAATGAGGGCACTGTGGGGAAAGAGGAGTTTTACAG GGCCCTGTGTGACACCCCTGGTGTGGACCCCAAATTAATAAGTGAAAGCTGGGTATACAATCACTATAGGTGGGTGGTTTGGAAACTGGCTTCTATGGAAAGGTCCTTCGCCCGAGTGATGGGCAGCCTGGGTCTCACCCCGCAGCGGGTCCTGCTGCAGCTGAAGTACAG GTATGACCTTGAGATTGATCAGAGTCGGCGGTCGGCATTGAGAAAGATTATGGAGAGGGACGACACTCCTGCAAAGACCATGGTGCTCTGCATCTGTGGCATCGTTTCGACCGGTTCGGACCGCACCAAGAGAAAGACCACCCAGGGTGCGGACGCCAAGGTGGATTCGACCACGGGACTCATTTGTGTCACAGATGGGTGGTACTGCATCAAGGCACTGCTGGACACCCCACTAACAGTAATGGTGCAGAAAGGTCGTCTCACAGTAGGTGTGAAAGTCGTGACCCATGGAGCTGAATTGGTTGGATCCCAAGATGCTTGTACCCCTTTGGAGGCACCATCAAACCTCATGCTCAAG ATTTCAGCCAACAGCACCAGAGTAGCAAGATGGGACACCAAGCTAGGCTACCACCATGACCCTCGCCCACTGAAGCTTCGGCTGTCTTCTCTGTATAGCAATGGAGGCCCAGTGGGCTGTGTTGAAATAATTGTGCTTAGAAGTTACCCGACCCAG TGGATGGAAAAGAAAGCAGACGGAGCCTATGTGTTCCGCAGTGGACGCGCGGAAGAAAGAGAAGTTCAGAGACACAGTGCTAGCAAGCAGAAAACCATGGAGACTCTCTTCGCAAAGATTCAGGCCCAGTTTGAGAAGGACCAGGCAG CCAGGAACAGATGCAAAAGCAAAGGGAAGAGGTTGAGTCGCCAGGAAATCGAAGCTCTGCAGGACGGAGAGGATTTACACGAAGTCGTAGACAATGATCCTACTGGCGTAGAG GCTTTGCTGAGTGAGAAGCAGCTGGAGATCCTGAGCAGctacagacagtccctggagcagaaGAAACGGGATGAGTTGCAGGAGCGATTCCACCAGGCCCTGGAGGAGACCCAGAAGGGACAGGGGAGCTTGAGTGACAGGGAGGTCACACCAGTATGGAGGCTGCGTGTGTCCGACTGCTGGGAGACACCAGATGGCAGTG GGTGCTTGTTGAATATCTGGCGACCGTCCTCAGAGCTGCAGACTTTACTGAAGGAGGGAAGCAGGTACAAGGTGTACCAGCTAGCCACGTCGGAGGGCAGGAAGCTCAGCGGCAGCACAAACCTGCAGCTAACTGCCACCAAGAGAACGCGCTTCCAGCACGTTCAG GCATCCCCAGAAAGGCTGACTGAACTCTTCCAGCCCAGAGCATCTGTTAGCTTTGGGGCGCTCATGACCCCTGGGTTCCGCCCCCTGTACGGGGAGGTGGATGTTGTTGGCTATGTCATCTCCGTCGCTGACAGACACG GTGTCTCCCCTGTGATTTACCTGGCTGACGAGCAGCTGCGCCTCGTGGCTGTCCGGGTCTCCTGCAGCCTGCTGCAGCTGGCCCTGGGAGAAGTGGTGCAGTCCCAGGCCCTGCTGGCCCTGAGCAACCTGCAGCCGCGCTGCCAGGCGCCCGTGCCCGTGCCCGTCCTCTACGCTGGCGATCTGGCCCTTGTTTCTGCTAAACCTAAAGAGCCACACCAGCAGGAGGCCAGTGAGCGTTTGAGGAACGCTGTCCAG ggctctGAGCATTTCTTTAAGCTTGCAGAGGAGAAACTCTTCAGCCTGATCCATTCAAATGGATCGTATTTGCCGCCTCCTAATGGTCCGATTCTTGCTCCCAAAACACCGACCTGGAACGCACGACAACAAGGCATGAATAGT GAGACTGGGCCGACCCCTCAGAAATCAGCACAGACGGTTGGGCCTGTCACGCCCGTGAACAGGAAGGCCCCCCCAGAGGGCAGCTCCTCAGTGGACAGGGACCCCAAGAGCATAAAGAGGAAGCGTGGATTAGACTACTTATCCCACATTCCTTCTCCTCCCCCCCTCCAGCTGCTGAAGACCAGCATGTCGCCCGCTGTAAAAAAGACCTTCCACCCACCACGACGGTCAGAGACCCCCGCTCCGgtgagcaggcagcagcagACACCACCCATAGCTAAGCCAGTGGAGGGTGAGTGGGTGAGCGATGAAGAGCTGGCCATGATCAATACACAGGCCCTGCTTGACGGGTCGGGCCTGCAGAATCAGGAGTGA